A genomic region of Pyrus communis chromosome 14, drPyrComm1.1, whole genome shotgun sequence contains the following coding sequences:
- the LOC137714899 gene encoding heavy metal-associated isoprenylated plant protein 45, translated as MFGWRNGKSKHLSKAMSIVELLVHMDCEGCEKRIRKAISKMEGVDSLEINMDTQKVTVTGYVDQRKVLKVVRRTGRRAEFWPFPYDSEYYPYASQYFDESTYSSSYNYYMHGYNESVHGYFPDQLYSTVSDNTVHLFSDDNVHAYCTLM; from the exons ATGTTTGGTTGGCGAAATGGGAAGTCTAAACACTTATCTAAGGCCATGTCT ATTGTGGAACTTTTGGTGCATATGGATTGCGAAGGATGCGAAAAAAGGATAAGAAAAGCAATTTCAAAAATGGAGG GTGTGGATAGCTTGGAAATAAACATGGATACACAAAAGGTGACGGTGACGGGGTATGTAGATCAAAGGAAGGTGTTAAAGGTTGTGAGAAGAACAGGGAGGAGGGCTGAATTTTGGCCCTTCCCATACGACAGCGAATACTATCCGTACGCATCTCAATACTTTGACGAGTCTACGTATTCGTCTTCCTACAACTACTACATGCATGGCTATAACGAAAGCGTGCACGGATACTTCCCCGACCAGTTATACTCAACCGTTTCTGATAATACTGTACATCTCTTTAGTGACGACAATGTTCATGCCTACTGCACCCTTATGTGA
- the LOC137716374 gene encoding G2/mitotic-specific cyclin S13-7-like has protein sequence MEEARAGTAVVPPPPKGVDGLRNNRRVLQDIGNRPITRSFRAQLIAKAQEKGVKNVNPVVLPVLEDKVALNQKRISTQKVVPRKEIEKQTPEDLVIISSDEEEKDKSVEGRKEVKTLTSILTARSKTMALGVNIKPKEKIVEIDSADVNDELAVVEYIDDLYKFYKLTEDDSRVHDYMDSQPDINTRMRSILIDWLIDVHRKFELMPETFYLTVNILDRYLSKKIISRRELQLVGISSMVIASKYEEIWAPQVNDFVCLSDYAYSADQILRMEKAILGKLEWYLTVPTPYVFLSRYIKASVSPDVEMKNMVFFLAELGILHYPTIILYSPSMISAAAVYAGRYTLNKIPVWTETLKHHTGHSEEQLRDCAKLLVGLHSNSAESKLQAVYRKFSRPEYGAVALFVPAKIFHSSS, from the exons ATGGAGGAAGCCAGAGCCGGAACAGCGGTTGTTCCACCTCCACCCAAAG GTGTTGATGGACTCAGAAATAACAGGCGAGTTCTTCAGGACATTGGCAATCGACCCATCActag GAGTTTTCGTGCGCAACTGATAGCAAAGGCACAAGAAAAAGGAGTTAAAAATGTG AACCCTGTGGTGCTGCCGGTTCTTGAAGATAAGGTAGCTCTCAATCAAAAGCGTATTTCTACCCAGAAGGTGGTCCCCAGGAAGGAAATTGAAAAGCAAACACCAGAGGATTTGGTGATTATAAGTTCtgatgaagaagaaaaggatAAATCTGTAGAAGGGCGGAAGGAAGTCAAGACTCTGACTTCGATCCTCACAGCCCGAAGCAAG ACTATGGCTCTTGGAGTGAACATCAAGCCGAAAGAAAAGATTGTTGAAATAGATTCAGCTGATGTCAACGATGAATTAGCAGTGGTTGAATACATTGATGACTTGTACAAGTTCTACAAGCTCACTGAA GATGATAGCCGAGTTCATGACTACATGGACTCGCAGCCAGATATAAATACAAGGATGAGATCAATCCTCATAGACTGGTTGATAGATGTTCACCGGAAATTTGAACTGATGCCTGAAACCTTCTACCTGACTGTGAACATACTTGATCGGTACCTTTCGAAGAAGATCATTTCTAGGAGAGAACTTCAGCTAGTTGGCATTAGTTCCATGGTCATAGCATCCAAATATGAAGAAATCTGGGCCCCACAG GTCAATGACTTTGTTTGCTTGTCAGACTATGCATACTCTGCCGATCAGATACTTCGCATGGAGAAAGCAATTCTCGGGAAGCTGGAGTGGTATCTGACAGTTCCAACCCCTTATGTCTTCCTGTCTCGATATATCAAAGCATCTGTTTCGCCTGATGTGGAG ATGAAGAACATGGTTTTCTTTCTAGCTGAGCTCGGAATCCTGCATTATCCGACTATCATTCTGTACTCCCCATCCATGATATCTGCTGCCGCTGTCTATGCTGGACGTTATACTCTGAATAAGATTCCTGTCTGGACTGAAACTTTGAAGCACCACACTGGCCACTCTGAAGAACAGTTGAG GGACTGTGCCAAACTCTTGGTTGGCCTTCACTCGAATTCTGCAGAAAGTAAACTTCAAGCAGTTTACCGGAAATTCTCAAGACCGGAGTATGGTGCTGTTGCTCTTTTTGTTCCAGCCAAAATTTTTCACTCATCTTCATGA
- the LOC137715858 gene encoding G2/mitotic-specific cyclin S13-7-like: MEEVRAAVVPQQPKGGDELRRNRRVLQDIGNRPITRSFHAQLIAKAQEKGVNNANPVVLPVLDDKVALNRKRFPAKKVVPRKEIEKPKTEAVVVISSDEEEEKKEPVNRCKPEEVRKEVKTLTSILTARSKAMAVGVNTKPKEKIVEIDSADVNDELAVVEYIDDLYKFYKLTENDSRVHDYMESQPDINSKMRSILVDWLVEVHKKFELMPETFYLTVNILDRYLSMKIVSRRELQLVGISSMVIASKYEEIWAPQVNDFVCLSDYAYTANQILRMEKAILGKLEWYLTVPTPYVFLSRYIKASVSPDVEIQNMVFFLAELGILHYPTIILYSPSLIAAAAVYAARFTLDKVPAWTATLKHHTGYSAEQLRDCAKLLVGLHSNAAGSKFQAVFRKFSMPEYGAVALFVPAKSFHSSS, encoded by the exons ATGGAGGAAGTCAGAGCAGCGGTTGTTCCACAGCAACCCAAAG GTGGTGATGAACTCAGAAGGAACAGGCGAGTTCTTCAGGACATTGGCAATCGCCCCATCActag GAGTTTTCATGCCCAACTGATAGCAAAGGCACAAGAAAAAGGAGTTAACAATGCG AACCCTGTGGTGCTGCCGGTGCTTGATGATAAGGTAGCTCTCAATCGAAAGCGTTTTCCGGCCAAGAAGGTAGTCCCAAGGAAGGAAATTGAAAAGCCAAAAACTGAGGCCGTGGTTGTTATAAGttctgatgaagaagaagaaaagaaggaacCTGTTAATCGATGCAAGCCAGAAGAAGTGAGGAAGGAAGTC AAGACTCTGACTTCAATCCTCACAGCTCGAAGCAAG GCTATGGCTGTTGGAGTGAACACCAAGCCGAAAGAAAAGATTGTTGAAATCGATTCAGCTGATGTCAACGATGAATTAGCAGTGGTTGAATACATTGATGACTTGTACAAGTTCTACAAGCTCACCGAA AATGATAGCCGAGTTCATGATTACATGGAGTCACAGCCAGACATAAACTCGAAGATGAGATCAATTCTCGTAGACTGGTTGGTAGAGGTTCACAAGAAATTCGAGCTGATGCCTGAAACCTTCTACCTGACTGTGAACATACTTGATCGGTACCTTTCGATGAAGATCGTTTCTAGGAGGGAACTTCAGCTAGTTGGCATTAGTTCTATGGTCATAGCATCCAAATATGAGGAAATCTGGGCTCCACAG GTCAATGACTTTGTTTGCTTGTCAGACTATGCATACACTGCCAATCAGATACTTCGCATGGAGAAAGCAATTCTGGGGAAGCTGGAGTGGTATCTGACTGTTCCCACCCCTTATGTCTTCCTGTCTCGATACATCAAAGCTTCTGTTTCGCCTGATGTCGAG ATCCAGAACATGGTTTTCTTTCTCGCTGAGCTCGGAATCCTGCATTATCCGACCATCATTCTGTACTCCCCATCCCTGATTGCTGCTGCAGCCGTCTATGCTGCTCGTTTTACTCTGGATAAGGTTCCTGCCTGGACTGCAACTCTGAAGCACCACACTGGCTACTCCGCAGAACAGTTAAG GGACTGTGCCAAGCTCTTGGTTGGCCTTCACTCGAATGCTGCAGGAAGTAAATTCCAAGCTGTTTTCCGCAAATTCTCAATGCCGGAGTATGGTGCTGTTGCTCTTTTCGTTCCAGCCAAAAGTTTTCATTCATCATCATGA